A window of Streptomyces sp. SAI-127 contains these coding sequences:
- a CDS encoding ABC transporter permease subunit — translation MRPTPAGATRALSLVAVVTAVGLLPWLSGRDPALTVLRARSAEQEPTKEALDAVRQDLGLDAGPLSLLCSWADGLLRGDLGTSWVSGTDVLPSVLSGLQVSLALMGAALAVAVLLACALVAPVLVRGRRSAGAWAAMLAAVPEFLLATVVLLVCGVWLGWLPTSGWQGPEYMVLPALALGVPAGGLLGRLVADPLPAVLDERWVELWRGAGVSRSLIATAALKRVLPPLVPQFGMAAVGLTGGAVAVETVLAVPGIGRTALGAAKSQDLPLLQGAVLALLLLGPATGALAALVRRRLLGPALRDASLVLPPARPVRTHPAVPAALFAVLAVAIGWGLLRDPYAVNTTDRLAAPSWTHPLGTDGLGRDVLARLGHGAAPTVGTAAAVCLLSLLAGLALGFLPGVAAGAADIANALPPVIVGILVAAAAGPGTGGAALAVALISWPPPAAHAAALVQEVRASAFLTAQRAIGAPPLWILTRHVLPSVAAPVARHALLRLPGIALALASLGFLGLGAQPPAPEWGLLLDESRAYVERAPWAALAPAVALALLAGLAVSGASYTQGRGPRSTRQEAGVGV, via the coding sequence GTGAGGCCCACCCCGGCCGGGGCGACCCGGGCCCTGAGTCTGGTCGCGGTCGTCACCGCCGTAGGCCTGCTGCCGTGGTTGTCCGGCAGGGACCCCGCGCTGACCGTCCTGCGCGCCCGTTCCGCCGAGCAGGAGCCGACGAAGGAGGCCCTGGACGCCGTACGACAGGACCTCGGGCTGGACGCCGGTCCCCTTTCCCTGCTGTGTAGTTGGGCCGACGGCCTGCTGCGCGGGGACCTCGGCACCTCATGGGTGTCGGGGACGGACGTCCTGCCGTCGGTTCTCTCCGGGCTCCAGGTCTCGCTCGCGCTGATGGGCGCGGCCTTGGCGGTGGCGGTGCTGCTGGCCTGCGCGCTGGTCGCGCCCGTACTGGTGCGGGGGCGCCGGTCGGCCGGTGCGTGGGCCGCGATGCTGGCCGCCGTGCCCGAATTCCTGCTGGCCACCGTGGTGTTGCTGGTGTGCGGGGTGTGGCTGGGGTGGCTGCCGACGTCCGGCTGGCAGGGCCCCGAGTACATGGTGCTGCCCGCACTCGCCCTCGGCGTTCCGGCGGGTGGGCTGCTCGGGCGGCTGGTCGCGGACCCGCTGCCCGCCGTGCTGGACGAACGATGGGTGGAGCTGTGGCGGGGTGCCGGGGTGAGCAGGTCGCTCATCGCCACGGCGGCCCTCAAGCGTGTACTCCCGCCCTTGGTACCGCAGTTCGGCATGGCGGCCGTCGGGTTGACCGGCGGTGCGGTCGCGGTGGAGACCGTTCTGGCCGTGCCGGGCATCGGACGTACCGCACTGGGTGCGGCCAAGTCCCAGGATCTCCCGCTGCTCCAGGGCGCGGTGCTCGCCCTGCTGCTGCTCGGGCCGGCGACCGGCGCCCTGGCCGCTCTGGTGCGGCGTCGGCTGCTGGGTCCGGCCCTGCGCGACGCCTCGCTCGTGCTCCCGCCGGCCCGCCCGGTCCGCACCCACCCGGCGGTCCCGGCCGCCCTCTTCGCCGTCCTCGCCGTGGCCATCGGCTGGGGCCTCCTTCGTGACCCGTACGCCGTGAACACGACGGACCGCCTCGCCGCTCCCTCCTGGACGCACCCGCTCGGCACCGACGGCCTCGGCCGGGACGTACTGGCCCGGCTCGGCCACGGCGCCGCCCCCACCGTCGGCACGGCGGCGGCCGTATGCCTGCTGAGCCTGCTGGCCGGACTGGCGCTGGGCTTCCTGCCGGGCGTCGCGGCGGGCGCGGCGGACATCGCCAACGCCCTGCCGCCGGTGATCGTCGGCATCCTGGTCGCCGCCGCGGCCGGACCCGGCACCGGCGGCGCGGCCCTCGCGGTCGCCCTCATCTCCTGGCCCCCGCCGGCCGCGCACGCGGCGGCACTCGTGCAGGAGGTCCGGGCGTCCGCCTTCCTCACCGCCCAACGGGCCATCGGCGCACCGCCCTTGTGGATCCTGACCCGGCACGTCCTGCCCTCGGTGGCCGCCCCCGTCGCCCGCCATGCCCTCCTGCGGCTGCCCGGCATCGCCCTCGCCCTGGCCTCCCTGGGCTTCCTCGGTCTGGGCGCCCAGCCGCCCGCGCCGGAATGGGGACTGCTCCTCGACGAGTCCCGCGCCTACGTGGAACGCGCCCCGTGGGCCGCCCTCGCCCCGGCCGTGGCCCTCGCCCTGCTGGCCGGCCTCGCGGTCTCGGGGGCGTCGTACACGCAGGGGCGCGGTCCGAGAAGTACACGACAGGAGGCCGGAGTTGGAGTCTGA
- the ilvC gene encoding ketol-acid reductoisomerase, whose translation MAELFYDADADLSIIQGRKVAVIGYGSQGHAHALSLRDSGVDVRVGLHEGSKSKAKAEEQGLRVVTPSEAAAEADVIMILVPDPIQAQVYEESIKDSLNDGDALFFGHGLNIRFDFIKPPAGVDVCMVAPKGPGHLVRRQYEEGRGVPCIAAVEQDATGNAFALALSYAKGIGGTRAGVIKTTFTEETETDLFGEQAVLCGGTAALVKAGFETLTEAGYQPEIAYFECLHELKLIVDLMYEGGLEKMRWSISETAEWGDYVTGPRIITDATKAEMKKVLAEIQDGTFAREWMAEYHGGLKKYNEYKTADSEHLLETTGKQLRKLMSWVDEEA comes from the coding sequence GTGGCCGAGCTGTTCTACGACGCCGACGCCGACCTGTCCATCATCCAGGGCCGCAAGGTCGCGGTCATCGGTTACGGCAGCCAGGGCCACGCCCACGCGCTGTCGCTCCGTGACTCGGGTGTCGACGTGCGTGTCGGTCTGCACGAGGGCTCCAAGTCCAAGGCCAAGGCCGAGGAGCAGGGCCTGCGCGTGGTGACGCCGTCCGAGGCCGCCGCCGAGGCCGACGTCATCATGATCCTGGTCCCGGACCCGATCCAGGCCCAGGTCTACGAGGAGTCCATCAAGGACAGCCTGAACGACGGCGACGCGCTGTTCTTCGGCCACGGCCTGAACATCCGCTTCGACTTCATCAAGCCCCCGGCGGGCGTCGACGTCTGCATGGTCGCCCCCAAGGGCCCGGGCCACCTGGTCCGCCGCCAGTACGAGGAGGGCCGCGGCGTTCCGTGTATCGCGGCCGTCGAGCAGGACGCGACCGGCAACGCCTTCGCGCTCGCGCTGTCGTACGCCAAGGGCATCGGCGGCACCCGCGCCGGCGTCATCAAGACGACCTTCACCGAGGAGACCGAGACCGACCTGTTCGGTGAGCAGGCCGTTCTCTGCGGTGGTACGGCCGCGCTGGTCAAGGCCGGTTTCGAGACGCTGACCGAGGCCGGCTACCAGCCGGAGATCGCGTACTTCGAGTGCCTGCACGAGCTGAAGCTCATCGTCGACCTCATGTACGAGGGCGGCCTGGAGAAGATGCGCTGGTCGATCTCCGAGACCGCCGAGTGGGGCGACTACGTCACCGGCCCGCGGATCATCACCGACGCCACCAAGGCCGAGATGAAGAAGGTCCTCGCCGAGATCCAGGACGGCACCTTCGCCCGTGAGTGGATGGCCGAGTACCACGGCGGTCTGAAGAAGTACAACGAGTACAAGACCGCGGACTCCGAGCACCTGCTGGAGACCACCGGCAAGCAGCTGCGCAAGCTGATGAGCTGGGTCGACGAGGAGGCGTAA
- a CDS encoding MFS transporter, with product MTNPTSTTTPSGRAGRREWTALAVLMLPLLLVSMDVSVLYFAIPAISADLEPSGTQQLWIFDIYAFVLAGLLMTMGSVGDRIGRRRLLLIGAVAFGTASLIAAYANSAETLIAARAVLGIGGATLMPSTMALIRTMFADPGQRAKAIGMWSGVMTAGIALGSVMSGVLVEYFWWGSVFLVNLPAMVLLLVLGPILLPESKAASPGRFDWLSVPLSMAAVLPVVYGLKEIPSEGWNVRYVVSITVGLLFAVLFVHRQRTTASPMISPALFRGRGFGPSVALNLISSFAMMGSAYFTTQYLQSVLGKSALEAALWALLPSVPIGAAAPIATSLVQKGVDRAHVVTAGFAIGAVGYALLAFTGTDSMWPALTACGVLAVGVVTVISQITDLAMSSAPLERAGSASSLMETGAEFGGALGMAVLGSIGTAVYRHEMPDAAPDAARETLGGALAVADRFPGLATAAREAFTSGMQGAAIAGAVVLVGAAGLAALTLRGVDVRKEAPEPEPEKSLA from the coding sequence ATGACGAACCCGACGAGCACCACCACCCCGTCCGGCCGCGCCGGCCGCCGTGAATGGACCGCCCTCGCCGTCCTGATGCTTCCGCTGCTCCTGGTCTCGATGGACGTCTCCGTCCTCTACTTCGCGATCCCGGCGATCAGCGCGGACCTGGAGCCGAGCGGCACCCAGCAGCTGTGGATCTTCGACATCTACGCCTTCGTCCTGGCCGGACTGCTGATGACGATGGGCTCCGTGGGCGACCGCATCGGCCGCCGCAGGCTCCTGCTGATCGGCGCGGTGGCCTTCGGCACCGCCTCGCTGATCGCCGCTTACGCGAACAGCGCGGAGACCCTCATCGCGGCCCGGGCGGTCCTCGGCATCGGCGGCGCGACCCTGATGCCGTCGACGATGGCGCTGATCCGCACGATGTTCGCCGACCCCGGACAGCGCGCGAAGGCGATCGGCATGTGGTCCGGCGTGATGACGGCCGGGATCGCGCTCGGTTCGGTGATGAGCGGTGTGCTGGTCGAGTACTTCTGGTGGGGCTCGGTCTTCCTGGTCAACCTGCCCGCGATGGTGCTGCTCCTGGTCCTCGGCCCGATCCTGCTGCCCGAGTCGAAGGCCGCCTCGCCCGGCCGGTTCGACTGGCTGAGCGTCCCCCTGTCGATGGCCGCGGTGCTGCCCGTCGTCTACGGCCTGAAGGAGATCCCGTCCGAGGGCTGGAACGTCCGTTACGTCGTCTCGATCACCGTCGGTCTGCTCTTCGCGGTCCTCTTCGTGCACCGCCAGCGCACCACGGCCTCCCCGATGATCTCCCCGGCGCTGTTCCGCGGCCGCGGTTTCGGGCCCTCCGTCGCGCTCAACCTCATCTCCTCGTTCGCGATGATGGGCTCGGCCTACTTCACCACGCAGTACCTGCAGTCGGTGCTCGGCAAGAGCGCGCTGGAGGCGGCCCTGTGGGCGCTGCTGCCCTCGGTGCCTATCGGCGCCGCGGCCCCGATCGCGACCTCCCTGGTCCAGAAGGGCGTCGACCGCGCCCACGTCGTCACCGCCGGCTTCGCGATCGGCGCGGTCGGCTACGCGCTGCTCGCGTTCACCGGCACGGACTCGATGTGGCCGGCCCTGACCGCGTGCGGTGTCCTCGCCGTCGGCGTCGTCACCGTGATCTCGCAGATCACGGACCTCGCGATGAGCAGCGCCCCGCTGGAGCGGGCCGGCTCGGCGTCCTCCCTGATGGAGACCGGCGCGGAGTTCGGCGGCGCCCTCGGCATGGCGGTCCTCGGCTCCATCGGTACGGCGGTCTACCGCCACGAGATGCCGGATGCGGCGCCGGATGCGGCGCGGGAGACGCTGGGCGGGGCGCTCGCGGTGGCCGACCGGTTCCCGGGCCTCGCGACGGCGGCCCGGGAGGCGTTCACCAGCGGAATGCAGGGCGCGGCGATCGCGGGGGCGGTGGTGCTGGTCGGGGCGGCGGGCCTGGCGGCGCTGACGCTGCGAGGAGTCGACGTGCGCAAGGAGGCGCCGGAGCCGGAACCGGAGAAGTCACTCGCGTGA
- a CDS encoding dipeptide/oligopeptide/nickel ABC transporter ATP-binding protein translates to MSTPLLDVRDLVVRHGTVTAVDHVSFSLSEGETLALDGPSGCGKSSTAHAVLQLRRPSGGEVRFEGRELTALSDRELRPLRPRMQPVFQDPYGSLSPRHRIRDAVAEPLRLKGLRPTRARIAGLLDRVGLDPSYGDRRPHELSGGQCQRVGIARALACEPRLLVLDEPVSALDPSVRAGILNLLADLQDELGLGYLFICHDRAVVRHFADRVLEMREGRITRAWRPR, encoded by the coding sequence GTGAGCACACCCCTTCTCGACGTCCGCGACCTGGTCGTGCGCCACGGCACGGTCACGGCGGTGGATCACGTGTCCTTCTCGCTGTCGGAAGGCGAGACCCTCGCGCTCGACGGCCCGAGCGGCTGCGGCAAGTCGTCCACCGCCCATGCCGTACTCCAGTTGCGCCGCCCGTCCGGCGGTGAAGTCCGCTTCGAGGGCCGGGAGTTGACCGCACTGTCCGACCGCGAGCTGCGCCCGCTGCGCCCCCGGATGCAGCCCGTCTTCCAGGACCCGTACGGCTCCCTGAGCCCCCGCCACCGCATCCGGGACGCGGTGGCGGAACCGCTGAGGCTCAAGGGGCTGAGGCCCACGCGCGCCCGGATCGCCGGACTCCTCGACCGGGTCGGCCTGGACCCGTCGTACGGCGACCGCCGCCCGCACGAGCTGTCCGGCGGTCAGTGTCAACGCGTGGGCATAGCACGGGCGTTGGCGTGCGAACCGAGGCTGCTGGTGCTGGACGAGCCGGTGTCGGCACTGGACCCCTCCGTCCGGGCCGGGATCCTCAATCTCCTCGCCGATCTCCAGGACGAGCTGGGGCTCGGCTACCTGTTCATCTGCCACGACCGGGCGGTCGTACGGCATTTCGCGGACCGTGTCCTGGAGATGCGGGAGGGGCGCATCACGCGCGCGTGGCGGCCTCGATGA
- a CDS encoding ABC transporter substrate-binding protein codes for MRLPARHLIPAALASVLLTGCFSSASTGGDGDGKRLRVAMMQPPRSGLSPLSDDAFKLSRWSTAETLVKLNADGDAEPALATKWQQSGRTWTFEIRDGVTFHDGTELDADTVVRSLSRAASAAPKPRILDGVELTAKAVDAGTVTVTTTDEDPLVPQRLSSPQLSILAAKAYAGKTVNPVGAGTGPFELTKVNGTSSATLDRYDGYWGAKAKSPGIDVRFVPDGTARAAALRSGEADIVEAVPVSQAALLDKDLITEVPMPRTNTLYLNTEKGVFKDASLRAAAREAIDAESIVNGVYEGRADVAEGLLGPALPWAAELRRQVGHAKAGKPNGQTVTIGTFTDRAELPEVAAALQQQLQKAGFKVKLDVREYANIESDALAGEFDAFILSRATVLDSGDPAAYLYSDFASDGSFNIAQLTDSDVDAKLSKAGATGAGEPRRAAIIAAEAAVLATDAAVPMLHERVIQGDAAAVVGAAHDPRERELVTAATHVK; via the coding sequence GTGCGCCTGCCCGCCCGCCACCTGATCCCGGCCGCCCTGGCGTCCGTCCTGCTCACCGGTTGTTTCTCGAGTGCGTCCACCGGGGGTGACGGCGACGGCAAGCGCCTTCGGGTCGCGATGATGCAGCCCCCGCGCTCCGGCCTGTCCCCGCTCTCCGACGACGCGTTCAAGCTGTCCCGCTGGTCGACCGCGGAGACCCTGGTCAAGCTGAACGCGGACGGTGACGCCGAGCCCGCGCTCGCGACCAAGTGGCAGCAGTCGGGCCGTACTTGGACCTTCGAGATACGCGACGGCGTCACCTTCCACGACGGCACCGAGCTCGACGCCGACACCGTCGTACGGTCGCTCTCCAGAGCCGCCTCCGCCGCCCCCAAGCCCCGCATCCTGGACGGCGTCGAGCTGACGGCGAAGGCCGTGGACGCCGGCACCGTCACGGTCACCACCACCGACGAGGACCCGCTGGTACCGCAGCGGCTCAGCTCGCCCCAGCTGTCGATCCTGGCCGCGAAGGCCTACGCCGGGAAGACCGTGAACCCGGTCGGCGCAGGCACCGGCCCCTTCGAGCTGACGAAGGTGAACGGCACCTCCTCCGCCACCCTCGACCGCTACGACGGCTACTGGGGCGCCAAGGCCAAGTCCCCCGGAATCGACGTGAGGTTCGTGCCCGACGGCACCGCCCGCGCGGCCGCCCTGCGCAGCGGTGAGGCCGACATCGTGGAGGCCGTCCCCGTCTCCCAGGCCGCACTGCTCGACAAGGACCTGATCACCGAGGTCCCGATGCCGCGCACCAACACGCTGTACCTCAACACCGAGAAGGGTGTCTTCAAGGACGCCTCGCTGCGCGCCGCCGCCCGCGAGGCGATCGACGCCGAGTCGATCGTGAACGGCGTGTACGAGGGACGGGCCGACGTGGCCGAGGGGCTGCTCGGGCCCGCGCTGCCGTGGGCAGCCGAGCTGCGCCGGCAGGTCGGGCACGCCAAGGCCGGCAAGCCGAACGGGCAGACCGTCACCATCGGCACCTTCACCGACCGCGCCGAGCTTCCCGAGGTCGCGGCCGCGCTCCAACAGCAGCTGCAGAAGGCCGGGTTCAAGGTGAAGCTGGACGTCCGCGAGTACGCCAACATCGAATCCGACGCGCTGGCGGGCGAGTTCGACGCCTTCATCCTGTCCCGGGCCACCGTCCTCGACTCGGGCGATCCGGCCGCCTATCTCTACAGCGACTTCGCCTCCGACGGCTCCTTCAACATCGCCCAGCTCACGGACTCCGACGTGGACGCGAAGCTCAGCAAGGCCGGGGCGACCGGTGCCGGTGAGCCGCGCCGCGCGGCGATCATCGCCGCCGAGGCCGCCGTACTCGCCACCGATGCCGCCGTGCCCATGCTCCACGAGCGGGTCATCCAGGGCGACGCCGCCGCGGTGGTCGGCGCGGCCCACGACCCGCGTGAGCGGGAGCTGGTCACGGCCGCCACCCACGTCAAGTGA
- a CDS encoding ABC transporter ATP-binding protein, protein MESEVLLSVGDLRIAFAGVEAVRGVSFDIRAREVFALVGESGAGKSLTARALLGMLPREATTTGTVRPDLSRARGRRIALVPQDALSALSPVHPVGDQLAAAVRSVRRVGRREARALAVAALDRVGIPDAARRARAHPHEYSGGMRQRAVVAMATINEPDILVADEPTTALDTDHRELVLQLLAEQRESKGTALVLVTHDMDAVRRHAHRVLVMYAGRAVETGPAREVLAHPRAPYTAGLLASLPENARGRRLVALPGSPPAPGTLPPGCAFAPRCALATDVCHHREPEPRQPDDRTVACHHWEKV, encoded by the coding sequence TTGGAGTCTGAAGTACTGCTGTCGGTAGGCGATCTGCGGATCGCCTTCGCCGGAGTGGAGGCGGTGCGCGGGGTGTCCTTCGACATCCGGGCGCGCGAGGTGTTCGCCCTGGTCGGCGAGTCGGGCGCGGGCAAGAGCCTGACCGCGCGGGCGCTGCTCGGCATGCTGCCGAGGGAGGCCACGACGACGGGCACGGTCCGCCCCGACCTGTCCCGGGCACGGGGCCGCCGGATCGCCCTGGTCCCGCAGGACGCCCTCTCGGCACTGTCCCCCGTCCACCCGGTCGGCGACCAACTCGCCGCCGCCGTACGGTCGGTACGGCGGGTGGGCCGACGGGAGGCGCGCGCCCTCGCGGTGGCCGCGCTGGACCGGGTGGGCATCCCCGACGCCGCCCGCCGGGCCCGTGCCCACCCGCACGAGTACTCCGGCGGTATGCGCCAGCGGGCGGTCGTCGCGATGGCCACGATCAACGAGCCGGACATCCTGGTCGCCGACGAACCCACCACCGCCCTGGACACCGACCATCGCGAGCTGGTGCTCCAACTCCTGGCGGAGCAGAGGGAGTCGAAGGGCACGGCGCTGGTACTGGTCACCCACGACATGGACGCGGTACGGCGGCACGCGCACCGGGTGCTGGTGATGTACGCCGGCCGCGCGGTGGAGACGGGCCCGGCACGCGAGGTCCTGGCGCATCCCCGGGCCCCGTACACCGCGGGCCTTCTCGCGTCCCTCCCGGAGAACGCGCGGGGACGCCGTCTCGTCGCCCTTCCCGGCTCGCCGCCGGCCCCGGGCACCCTCCCCCCGGGCTGCGCCTTCGCCCCGCGCTGCGCCCTGGCGACGGACGTGTGCCACCACAGGGAACCGGAACCGCGGCAGCCGGACGACCGGACGGTCGCCTGTCACCACTGGGAGAAAGTGTGA
- the ilvN gene encoding acetolactate synthase small subunit: MSKHTLSVLVENTPGILARIAALFSRRGFNIDSLAVGVTEHPEISRITIVVNVIEELPLEQVTKQLNKLVNVLKIVELEPGSAVQRELVLVKVRADNETRSQIVEIVQLFRAKTVDVSPEAVTIEATGSGEKLSAMLKMLEPFGIKELVQSGTIAIGRGARSITDRSLRALDRSA; this comes from the coding sequence ATGTCCAAGCACACGCTCTCCGTCCTGGTGGAGAACACCCCGGGCATCCTCGCCCGGATCGCCGCCCTGTTCTCCCGGCGCGGCTTCAACATCGACTCGCTCGCGGTCGGTGTCACCGAGCACCCCGAGATCTCCCGGATCACCATCGTGGTCAACGTGATCGAGGAACTGCCGCTGGAGCAGGTGACCAAGCAGCTCAACAAGCTCGTCAACGTGCTGAAGATCGTCGAGCTGGAACCCGGCTCGGCCGTTCAGCGCGAACTCGTTCTGGTGAAGGTGCGCGCCGACAACGAGACGCGCTCCCAGATCGTCGAGATCGTCCAGCTGTTCCGCGCCAAGACCGTCGACGTCTCCCCGGAGGCCGTCACCATCGAGGCCACCGGCAGCGGCGAGAAGCTGTCCGCGATGCTGAAGATGCTGGAGCCCTTCGGCATCAAGGAGCTGGTCCAGTCGGGCACCATCGCGATCGGCCGCGGCGCCCGTTCGATCACGGACCGCTCGCTGCGCGCGCTCGACCGCAGCGCGTAG
- the serA gene encoding phosphoglycerate dehydrogenase, with the protein MSSKPVVLIAEELSPATVDALGPDFEIRHCNGADRAELLPAIAEVDAILIRSATKVDAEAIAAANKLKVVARAGVGLDNVDVSAATKAGVMVVNAPTSNIVTAAELACGLLVATARHIPQANAALKNGEWKRSKYTGVELAEKTLGVVGLGRIGALVAQRMSGFGMKVVAYDPYIQPARAAQMGVKVLSLDELLEVSDFITVHLPKTPETVGLIGDEALRKVKPSVRIVNAARGGIVDEEALYSALKEGRVAGAGLDVYAKEPCTDSPLFEFDQVVATPHLGASTDEAQEKAGIAVARSVRLALAGELVPDAVNVQGGVIAEDVKPGLPLAERLGRIFTALAGEVAVRLDVEVYGEITQHDVKVLELSALKGVFEDVVAETVSYVNAPLFAQERGVEVRLTTSSESADHRNVVTVRGTLGSGEEVSVSGTLAGPKHLQKIVAVGEYDVDLALADHMVVLKYEDRPGVVGTVGRIFGEAGINIAGMQVSRAIAGGEALAVLTVDDTVPAGVLTEVAEEIGATSARAVNLV; encoded by the coding sequence GTGAGCTCGAAACCCGTCGTACTCATCGCTGAAGAGCTGTCGCCCGCGACTGTGGACGCGCTTGGCCCCGACTTCGAGATCCGGCACTGCAACGGAGCGGACCGCGCCGAACTGCTCCCGGCCATCGCCGAAGTCGACGCGATCCTGATCCGCTCCGCCACCAAGGTGGACGCCGAGGCGATCGCCGCCGCGAACAAGCTGAAGGTCGTCGCACGAGCCGGCGTCGGCCTGGACAACGTCGACGTCTCCGCCGCCACCAAGGCCGGCGTGATGGTCGTCAACGCCCCCACCTCGAACATCGTGACCGCCGCCGAACTGGCCTGCGGTCTCCTCGTCGCCACCGCCCGCCACATTCCGCAGGCCAACGCCGCGCTGAAGAACGGCGAGTGGAAGCGCAGCAAGTACACGGGCGTGGAGCTCGCCGAGAAGACCCTCGGTGTCGTGGGTCTGGGCCGGATCGGTGCGCTGGTCGCCCAGCGCATGTCCGGCTTCGGCATGAAGGTCGTCGCCTACGACCCCTACATCCAGCCCGCCCGCGCCGCCCAGATGGGCGTCAAGGTGCTCTCCCTGGACGAGCTGCTCGAGGTCTCCGACTTCATCACCGTCCACCTGCCCAAGACGCCCGAGACCGTCGGTCTCATCGGCGACGAGGCGCTGCGCAAGGTCAAGCCGAGCGTGCGGATCGTCAACGCCGCGCGCGGCGGGATCGTCGACGAGGAGGCGCTGTACTCCGCCCTCAAGGAGGGCCGGGTCGCCGGTGCCGGTCTCGACGTGTACGCGAAGGAACCCTGCACGGACTCCCCGCTGTTCGAGTTCGACCAGGTCGTCGCCACCCCGCACCTCGGTGCCTCCACCGACGAGGCCCAGGAGAAGGCCGGTATCGCCGTCGCCCGCTCGGTGCGCCTCGCCCTCGCCGGTGAGCTCGTGCCCGACGCGGTGAACGTCCAGGGCGGCGTCATCGCCGAGGACGTCAAGCCGGGCCTGCCCCTCGCCGAGCGCCTCGGCCGGATCTTCACCGCGCTCGCCGGTGAGGTCGCGGTCCGCCTCGACGTCGAGGTGTACGGCGAGATCACCCAGCACGACGTGAAGGTGCTGGAGCTGTCCGCCCTCAAGGGTGTCTTCGAGGACGTCGTCGCCGAGACGGTGTCGTACGTCAACGCGCCGCTGTTCGCCCAGGAGCGCGGCGTCGAGGTGCGGCTGACGACCAGCTCGGAGTCGGCCGACCACCGCAACGTCGTCACCGTGCGCGGCACGCTCGGCAGCGGCGAGGAGGTGTCGGTCTCCGGCACGCTGGCCGGCCCCAAGCACCTCCAGAAGATCGTCGCGGTCGGTGAGTACGACGTCGACCTGGCCCTCGCCGACCACATGGTCGTCCTCAAGTACGAGGACCGTCCCGGCGTCGTCGGCACGGTCGGCCGTATCTTCGGCGAGGCCGGTATCAACATCGCCGGTATGCAGGTGTCGCGGGCGATCGCCGGTGGCGAGGCGCTCGCGGTCCTCACCGTCGACGACACGGTGCCCGCGGGTGTGCTGACCGAGGTGGCCGAGGAGATCGGGGCGACGTCGGCCCGTGCGGTGAACCTGGTCTGA
- a CDS encoding TetR/AcrR family transcriptional regulator, with translation MGHREDLLEGAKRCLLEKGFLRTTARDIVKESGTNLASIGYHYGSKDALLGQAYIALVEDVSFEGGDGFTGAPGSLERFREVWASIVDTMREPGSLWRLSLEVMGMGDQLPEVRDQLVRAQREGGRGLVAMLMGVPEEEVTDETADTLGRFYLALMTGLIGQWAFDPRSAPDADTLTEGLRQVIEAATRA, from the coding sequence ATGGGACATCGCGAGGATCTGCTCGAAGGCGCCAAGCGCTGCCTGCTGGAGAAGGGGTTCCTGCGGACGACCGCGCGGGACATCGTCAAGGAGTCCGGGACGAACCTGGCGTCCATCGGCTATCACTACGGCTCGAAGGACGCGCTGCTGGGGCAGGCGTACATCGCGCTGGTGGAGGACGTGTCCTTCGAGGGGGGCGACGGTTTCACCGGTGCGCCCGGCTCGCTGGAGCGCTTCCGGGAGGTGTGGGCCAGCATCGTCGACACCATGCGGGAGCCCGGCTCGCTGTGGCGGCTCAGCCTGGAGGTCATGGGTATGGGTGACCAACTGCCTGAGGTGCGCGACCAGTTGGTGCGCGCACAGCGCGAGGGTGGCCGGGGCCTGGTCGCCATGCTCATGGGCGTGCCGGAGGAGGAGGTGACGGACGAGACCGCCGACACCCTCGGCCGGTTCTATCTGGCGCTGATGACCGGACTCATCGGCCAGTGGGCCTTCGACCCCAGGAGCGCGCCCGACGCGGACACCCTCACCGAGGGCCTGCGGCAGGTCATCGAGGCCGCCACGCGCGCGTGA